In Corylus avellana chromosome ca2, CavTom2PMs-1.0, the following proteins share a genomic window:
- the LOC132171323 gene encoding putative receptor-like protein kinase At3g47110 codes for MERACFPFPIFMALLMLQFYMASLVIASVPNITTDQAALLAFKAQISYDPHNVLTNNWSTNTSVCNWIGITCGFRHHRVTTLNLSYMDLVGTIPPHVGNLSFLRSLDIENNSFHGSLPNELAHLYRLQYLSFGFNNFSGEIPSWMGLLSKLQSLSLLGNSFTGSIPPSLSNISSLQIIYLSYNQLSGSIPSSIFNINSLQGIDLSNNMLSGMMPSIISNISLLQAIDLGGNKLSGPLPMDMFDNLPNLYWLRLSSNQFYGQLPSTLFKCKQLQYLLLASNNFTGSVPSEIGNLIMLKELYLYNNKFTGTIPSTLFKCKGLQVLLLGTNNFTGRVPLEIGNVTMLTWLHLGDNNFEGVIPREFGNLQNLERLNIGGNNFMGPIPFEIFNISTIREIAMLGNNLSGQFPSNVGLFLPNLQHLFLERNKLSGTIPSSISNASQITQLDLNGNSFSGSIPKSLGNLWLLEWLNLAGNNLTIESSTPKFNIFTSLSNLAYLSVLDLSNNLLNGILPNSIGNLSTSLQVLYIDNCNIKGIIPRDIGNLSNLITLSLRDNELAGPIPTTVGRLHKLQLLRLDSNKLDGPIPSDICYLESLFKLYLGVNELSGPIPACVNNLTSLRVLYLESNRLTSIIPSSFWSLTYILEVYLSTNSLSGPLSFEIGNLKVLRVLELSRNQLSGDIPTTIDGLENIANLSLAENRLEGSIPESFGELVSLEFLDLSNNNLSGDIPKSLEKLSHLKYLNVSFNELHGKIPIGGPFVHFSAASFMSNDGLCGAPRFQVTPCKEGVSQPKNTRATQILKYVLPTIGLILLVVALVLVWARCRKRNAKLPMEANSLPIVTWRRVSQQQIFQATGGFNASNLLGKGSFGSVYKGTLPDGMIIAIKVFNLVVEGAFKSFDTECEVLRNIRHRNLVKIISTCSNMDFKAFVLEYMPNGNLEKWLYSQDCCLSILQRLNIMIDVASALEYLHYGYSTPIVHCDLKPSNILLDEDMVAHVADFGIAKLLGDEDSMMRTMTLATIGYMAPEYGSEGLVSTRGDVYSYGILLMETFTRKKPTDNMFAGEMSLKRWVEESSPLSLSNVVDANLLRTERDYASIEDCILSIIGLALQCCATLPQDRVNAEHISTTLNKIKLKFLRDTEES; via the exons ATGGAGAGAGCTTGTTTCCCATTTCCCATTTTTATGGCACTTCTCATGCTACAATTTTACATGGCAAGCCTAGTTATTGCAAGTGTTCCCAACATTACTACCGATCAGGCTGCTCTTCTTGCTTTCAAGGCTCAAATTTCTTATGATCCTCACAATGTTTTGACAAATAACTGGTCCACCAACACCTCTGTTTGTAATTGGATCGGTATCACTTGTGGTTTCCGTCATCATCGAGTCACAACCTTAAATCTTTCTTACATGGATCTCGTTGGTACCATTCCTCCACATGTAGGAAATCTTTCATTTCTTCGTAGTCTAGACATCGAAAACAATAGTTTTCATGGTTCTCTACCCAACGAGTTGGCTCATCTTTATCGATTGCAATACTTATCCTTTGGATTCAATAACTTCAGCGGAGAAATCCCATCATGGATGGGACTGTTATCAAAACTTCAAAGTTTGTCCCTACTTGGTAACAGTTTCACCGGGAGTATTCCACCATCTTTATCTAACATATCTTCGTTGCAAATAATCTATCTTAGTTATAACCAACTTTCGGGCTCCATTCCATCCTCCATCTTCAACATAAACAGCTTGCAAGGAATTGATCTCAGCAATAACATGCTTTCTGGCATGATGCCCTCCATTATTTCCAATATATCATTACTACAAGCCATTGACCTAGGAGGTAATAAGCTTTCTGGTCCACTCCCTATGGATATGTTTGATAATCTTCCCAACTTGTATTGGCTTCGACTATCTTCTAATCAATTTTATGGCCAACTTCCATCCACTTTGTTCaagtgcaaacaactgcaaTATTTATTATTAGCAAGTAATAATTTTACTGGAAGCGTACCTTCAGAAATTGGGAACTTAATCATGCTCAAAGAGTTATACCTTTACAACAACAAGTTTACAG GGACTATCCCATCAACTTTGTTCAAGTGCAAAGGACTGCAAGTTTTATTGTTGGGGACTAATAATTTCACAGGAAGAGtacctttggaaattgggaaCGTAACCATGCTTACCTGGTTACACCTTGGCGataacaactttgaag GTGTAATACCAAGAGAATTTGGCAATCTACAAAACCTTGAGCGCCTCAATATCGGTGGAAACAACTTTATGGGTCCAATTCCTTTTGAGATCTTCAATATCTCAACAATACGTGAAATTGCAATGCTTGGCAATAACCTCTCAGGTCAATTTCCATCAAATGTAGGCCTATTTCTTCCAAATCTTCAACATCTTTTTCTTGAAAGAAACAAACTGAGTGGAACAATACCTAGCTCTATCTCCAATGCTTCACAAATCACTCAACTAGATTTGAACGGAAACTCATTCTCAGGCTCAATTCCTAAATCACTTGGTAATTTATGGCTCCTCGAGTGGCTCAACCTAGCAGGAAATAATTTGACCATTGAGTCTTCAACTCCAAAGTTCAACATTTTCACCTCTTTGTCAAATTTGGCATATCTAAGCGTTTTAGATTTGTCAAATAATCTCTTGAATGGCATCCTTCCCAATTCTATTGGAAATCTCTCTACTTCTCTTCAAGTTCTTTACATAGACAATTGCAATATAAAGGGCATCATTCCTAGAGATATAGGCAATTTAAGCAACTTGATTACTTTGTCCCTACGAGACAATGAATTGGCTGGACCAATTCCAACTACTGTGGGAAGATTGCACAAGCTTCAACTTTTGAGACTTGATAGTAATAAACTAGACGGTCCCATCCCATCTGATATTTGTTATTTAGAGAGCTTGTTTAAGTTGTATTTAGGTGTTAATGAGCTTTCTGGACCTATTCCTGCATGTGTGAATAATCTAACTTCTCTCAGAGTTCTTTACTTGGAGTCCAATAGATTAACTTCCATAATTCCCTCGAGCTTTTGGAGCCTTACATATATCTTGGAGGTCTACCTCTCAACAAATTCCCTAAGTGGCCCTCTCTCATTCGAGATTGGAAATTTGAAGGTCTTGAGAGTATTAGAATTATCAAGAAATCAATTATCCGGCGATATCCCAACAACAATCGATGGCCTAGAAAATATAGCTAATCTCTCTTTGGCGGAAAATCGATTAGAAGGCTCAATTCCTGAATCTTTTGGTGAATTGGTTAGCTTGGAATTCTTAGATCTTTCTAATAACAATTTATCTGGAGATATTCCCAAGTCCCTAGAAAAACTTTCACACCTCAAATATCTAAATGTCTCTTTCAATGAACTACATGGAAAAATTCCTATAGGAGGACCTTTTGTACACTTCTCTGCTGCATCATTTATGTCAAATGATGGACTTTGTGGTGCTCCCAGATTCCAAGTTACCCCATGTAAAGAAGGTGTTTCTCAACCAAAAAATACTAGAGCTACACAAATACTAAAGTACGTACTACCAACAATCGGGTTAATACTGCTTGTAGTTGCTCTTGTGTTAGTATGGGCAAGATGCCGAAAAAGGAATGCCAAACTTCCAATGGAGGCAAACTCATTGCCAATAGTGACATGGAGAAGAGTTTCCcaacaacaaattttccaaGCAACAGGGGGCTTCAATGCAAGCAACTTACTTGGTAAAGGAAGCTTTGGATCAGTATATAAAGGGACACTCCCAGATGGAATGATTATTGCAATAAAAGTTTTCAACTTGGTAGTAGAAGGGGCATTCAAGAGTTTTGATACAGAGTGTGAGGTACTACGCAATATTCGTCATCGgaatcttgtcaaaatcatcAGCACGTGTAGTAACATGGACTTCAAAGCTTTTGTATTGGAATACATGCCTAACGGGAACCTAGAGAAGTGGTTGTATTCTCAAGACTGTTGTTTAAGTATCTTACAAAGACTGAATATCATGATCGACGTCGCATCAGCATTGGAATATCTTCATTATGGTTATTCAACACCTATTgttcattgtgatttgaagccGAGCAATATCTTATTAGATGAAGATATGGTCGCACATGTTGCTGATTTTGGCATTGCCAAACTATTAGGTGATGAGGATTCTATGATGCGAACCATGACTCTCGCTACTATTGGGTATATGGCACCAG AGTATGGATCAGAAGGACTTGTTTCTACAAGAGGTGATGTGTATAGTTATGGAATTTTGCTGATGGAAACTTTCACAAGAAAGAAACCTACAGATAACATGTTTGCTGGAGAAATGAGCTTGAAGCGTTGGGTTGAGGAATCATCACCCCTTTCACTGAGTAATGTGGTCGATGCCAATTTGTTGAGAACTGAAAGAGATTATGCTTCTATAGAGGACTGCATATTATCCATAATAGGGTTGGCATTGCAGTGTTGTGCAACATTACCCCAAGACAGAGTAAATGCAGAACATATTTCAACCACactcaacaaaatcaaattgaagTTTCTACGAGATACCGAAGAAAGCTAG